Genomic segment of Panicum virgatum strain AP13 chromosome 9N, P.virgatum_v5, whole genome shotgun sequence:
CCGCGCCTTCTGGGCCACCTTCCTCCCGTCGTCGCGGCGGAGGTCGTCGGTGAAGGGCTTGAGGAACCCCTCGACGACGACGGAGTGGCCCTCGCGGAAGAGGTCCGGCAGGGCGCCGTCGTACCGGACAAGCACGTCGGTGATGAGGTCCGTGACGACGAACTCGATCTCGGGGGAGGACGGCGAGGGGTGCGCGACGGAGCCCTCGAGGACGAGCCCGCCGAGGCGGACCCGGGATTTGGAGGGGTCGGCGGTGAACTTGGCGAGCGCGTCGGTGGGCGTGACGTAGAAGACGAGCTGGTCCTGGAACGTGGCGAGCACGGCGACCACGAACCCGCCGGCGCAGGCGAAGGCGAGCCCGTAGGACCAGAGGCGGCGGGTCTGGAGCTGCCGCGCGCGCGCTCCGATGTCCACGGCGCGGGGGCGGGAGGAGGGCCCCGCCCGCCGCGTGGCGGAGGCGATGGAGCGGAGGaagggcgcgcgcgggggcgaggcgggggtgccggcggcggcgccgccgcttggGGTTGGGATGGGGATGGGGCCTGGGTTGTGGAGGAGGGCGGAGAGGAGGCGGCtgcgggaggggaggaggcgcgAGAAGGCCATGGGGTCGGGTCGGGGTCTGGTGGGATCTGGATTCTGGAGCGTGCGGAGGCGGAAGCGGAAGGGGAAAGGCGCGGCCGCGTGGGTGGCTGGTCGGCGGCTGCCGATCAGCTTGTTGCGCACGGCACGGCGCACGCCG
This window contains:
- the LOC120688010 gene encoding cytochrome c-type biogenesis protein CcmE homolog, mitochondrial-like, encoding MAFSRLLPSRSRLLSALLHNPGPIPIPTPSGGAAAGTPASPPRAPFLRSIASATRRAGPSSRPRAVDIGARARQLQTRRLWSYGLAFACAGGFVVAVLATFQDQLVFYVTPTDALAKFTADPSKSRVRLGGLVLEGSVAHPSPSSPEIEFVVTDLITDVLVRYDGALPDLFREGHSVVVEGFLKPFTDDLRRDDGRKVAQKARECACFLRGTEVLAKHDEKYMPKEVGEALERNKKQLEADAAAAAAAAHGTSVAAAAEGAKASS